The following are encoded together in the Bradyrhizobium sp. CCGUVB1N3 genome:
- a CDS encoding alpha/beta fold hydrolase, whose product MSQPTQRMIRTNGISLNVAEQGEGPLVLLCHGFPESWYSWRHQLAALAAAGFHAVAPDMRGYGKSDRPEAIEQYTIFHMVGDLVGLLDALEAPTAVIVGHDWGATIAWHTARLRPDRFRAAAILSVPFRPRSPAPPTSLMPRTAEAQFYQLYFQEPGTAEGEFEKDPRKTLGAMLYGGSGEGAAAIRARAASAGRTVGVGMVSRTHGMLPNVPIPLPSWLSASDLDFYAAEFARSGFRGPLNYYRNVDRNWELMAAFEGVKVTIPALFIAGDHDMVIAFPGAAEHLANMKQSVPLLRDIQMLPGCGHWTQQERPNEVNAAMIEFLRSLPS is encoded by the coding sequence ATGAGCCAGCCAACCCAGCGGATGATCAGGACCAACGGCATCAGCCTCAACGTCGCCGAGCAGGGTGAAGGGCCGCTCGTGCTGCTCTGCCACGGCTTTCCCGAGAGCTGGTACTCCTGGCGCCATCAGCTCGCGGCATTGGCCGCGGCCGGCTTCCATGCCGTTGCGCCCGACATGCGCGGCTATGGCAAGAGCGACCGGCCGGAGGCGATCGAGCAATACACGATCTTCCACATGGTCGGCGATCTGGTCGGACTGCTCGACGCACTTGAAGCCCCCACCGCCGTGATCGTCGGACACGACTGGGGCGCGACCATCGCCTGGCACACGGCGCGTCTGCGGCCGGATCGTTTCCGCGCCGCCGCCATCCTCAGTGTGCCGTTCCGGCCGCGCAGCCCGGCGCCCCCGACGAGCCTGATGCCGCGGACGGCGGAGGCGCAGTTCTATCAATTGTATTTCCAGGAGCCCGGCACAGCCGAAGGGGAGTTCGAAAAGGATCCGCGGAAAACGCTCGGTGCGATGCTCTATGGCGGATCGGGCGAAGGCGCCGCCGCGATCCGCGCCAGGGCCGCGAGCGCCGGCAGGACCGTCGGCGTCGGCATGGTGTCGCGCACGCACGGCATGCTGCCGAACGTGCCGATACCGTTGCCGTCATGGCTGAGCGCGAGCGATCTCGACTTCTATGCCGCCGAGTTCGCCCGCAGCGGGTTTCGCGGCCCCCTCAACTATTATCGCAATGTCGATCGCAACTGGGAGCTGATGGCGGCCTTCGAGGGCGTGAAGGTCACGATCCCTGCGCTCTTCATCGCCGGCGACCACGACATGGTCATCGCATTCCCCGGCGCCGCCGAGCACCTCGCCAACATGAAACAATCGGTGCCGCTGCTGCGCGACATCCAGATGCTCCCCGGCTGCGGTCACTGGACCCAGCAGGAGCGGCCGAACGAGGTGAATGCGGCGATGATCGAGTTCTTGCGGAGTTTGCCGAGCTGA
- a CDS encoding integrase family protein produces the protein MPVIPFTDLSLSKLSAKKQTRYLCAGLPGFGILVGKRKKTFFVMHGNERRIEMLGKYPAITLKAARLKAVTIIDGTVGIVAAQDPEERIKEYIKQLDASARYKYEQNRLLRRHLLPKVSNLTKTTKVEILKITDKLSGTPSEQLHAHRAIRAFYNWCVLRDYTKTTPLAGLEAPGSDRTRDRVLTDAELKEAWQRAGRLGPYGLVIRLCVLLGTRKSETSAIDKQWITENLTLPGEVTKNGRTHVLPLTVAARHYADKFAGGTRPNWNSWNKMKKNAGLDWLRLHDLRRTMATRAAMLGIAPHIIERILNHVSSGEITPLAQIYNRYKYLPEIKEAFGKYEAHLEEIIGEPLCSTALTPPFAIMANSTFPTASPSEG, from the coding sequence ATGCCCGTCATTCCCTTCACCGACCTGTCGTTATCGAAACTCTCTGCGAAAAAGCAGACCCGCTATCTCTGCGCCGGCCTTCCTGGATTTGGCATCCTGGTGGGCAAGCGCAAGAAGACCTTCTTCGTGATGCACGGCAACGAGCGTCGCATTGAGATGCTCGGCAAGTATCCCGCCATCACTCTGAAGGCCGCCCGCTTGAAAGCTGTCACTATCATAGACGGCACCGTCGGCATAGTCGCCGCGCAGGATCCCGAAGAACGCATTAAGGAATACATCAAGCAGCTGGACGCTTCCGCTCGCTACAAATACGAACAGAACCGCCTCTTGCGCCGGCACTTGCTTCCCAAAGTATCCAACCTGACCAAGACGACCAAAGTCGAAATCCTCAAGATCACCGACAAGCTCTCCGGCACGCCGAGCGAACAACTGCATGCGCATCGCGCTATCAGAGCTTTCTATAATTGGTGCGTGCTACGCGACTACACCAAGACCACTCCCCTTGCCGGGTTAGAAGCCCCCGGAAGCGATAGGACCCGCGACAGGGTACTTACCGATGCCGAGCTCAAAGAGGCATGGCAAAGGGCTGGACGCCTTGGACCGTACGGCCTGGTCATCCGCCTGTGCGTCTTGCTCGGCACTCGAAAGAGCGAGACCTCAGCGATTGATAAGCAGTGGATCACAGAGAATCTCACACTTCCCGGCGAAGTCACCAAAAACGGCAGGACCCATGTCCTACCCTTAACTGTTGCTGCAAGGCACTATGCCGACAAATTTGCGGGAGGCACGAGGCCGAATTGGAATAGTTGGAATAAGATGAAGAAGAACGCTGGTCTGGATTGGTTGAGACTGCATGACCTTCGCCGCACCATGGCCACCCGAGCTGCGATGCTGGGTATTGCGCCTCATATCATCGAGCGAATCCTTAATCACGTTTCCAGCGGCGAGATCACGCCGCTCGCGCAAATCTACAACCGCTACAAATACCTCCCGGAAATCAAAGAAGCGTTCGGGAAGTACGAAGCGCATCTCGAAGAAATCATAGGCGAGCCGCTATGCTCTACCGCTCTCACGCCGCCGTTTGCGATCATGGCAAATTCCACATTCCCAACCGCCTCACCGTCGGAAGGCTGA
- a CDS encoding sugar-binding protein — protein sequence MRKILLAGMAIAMMATPAFAQTYKFAVVPKAMNNPFFDVARDGCMKRAKELGNVECIYKGPIEHEPATQAQIIQDFITQKVDGMAISVADVAAMTKSIEAATAAGIPVITFDADAPGSKRIAYIGTNNKDFGLALGKQLLQLRPEGGKYAMVSGGPGAKNLAERVDGVREALKGSKWVEVAGSPTFCNDDSTLAIQQMADLRTATPDLAAIVPVGGWPMFAPEGFKAFVNKNKKDIDSGKLTLVVADTLKMQLELLRDGYSNALTGQRPFEMGEKSMDALLAIKKGEKVPEIIYTGLDLVTKDNVAKLLK from the coding sequence ATGAGGAAGATCCTGCTTGCCGGCATGGCCATCGCGATGATGGCGACCCCGGCATTTGCCCAGACCTACAAGTTTGCGGTCGTGCCCAAGGCGATGAACAATCCGTTCTTCGACGTGGCCCGCGACGGCTGCATGAAGCGCGCCAAGGAGCTCGGCAACGTCGAGTGCATCTACAAGGGGCCGATCGAGCACGAGCCGGCGACGCAGGCGCAGATCATCCAGGACTTCATTACCCAGAAGGTGGATGGGATGGCGATCTCGGTCGCCGACGTCGCGGCGATGACCAAGTCGATCGAGGCGGCGACCGCGGCCGGCATCCCCGTCATCACGTTTGACGCGGATGCGCCGGGCTCCAAGCGCATCGCCTATATCGGCACCAACAACAAGGACTTCGGCCTCGCGCTCGGCAAGCAGTTGCTCCAGCTCCGGCCCGAGGGCGGCAAGTACGCGATGGTGTCCGGTGGCCCCGGTGCCAAGAATCTTGCCGAACGAGTCGATGGCGTGCGCGAGGCGCTCAAGGGCTCGAAATGGGTCGAGGTCGCAGGCTCGCCGACGTTCTGCAATGATGATTCCACGCTCGCGATCCAGCAGATGGCGGACCTGCGCACCGCTACGCCGGACCTCGCCGCGATCGTGCCGGTCGGCGGCTGGCCGATGTTCGCGCCGGAAGGCTTCAAGGCTTTCGTCAACAAGAACAAGAAGGACATCGACTCCGGCAAGCTGACGCTCGTTGTCGCCGACACGCTCAAGATGCAGCTTGAGCTCCTGCGTGACGGCTATTCCAACGCGCTTACCGGCCAGCGCCCGTTCGAGATGGGTGAGAAGTCGATGGACGCCCTGCTCGCGATCAAGAAGGGCGAGAAGGTTCCGGAGATCATCTACACCGGCCTCGACCTCGTGACGAAGGACAACGTCGCGAAACTCTTGAAGTAG
- the xylA gene encoding xylose isomerase, giving the protein MNASPNFFGATAPAAYGGTNAKSPLAFRWYDKDRIVHGRRLEDHLRFAVCYWHSFCWPGGDPFGGETFLRPWHHGSDAMAMARAKADVAFELFRLLDVPFFTFHDVDAAPEGASLAESVANLNAIADLFEQKMASAKVRLLWGTANLFTNRRYMAGAATNPDPDVFTYAAGQVRAALEVTHRLGGQNYVLWGGREGYETLLNTDIGRELDQLGRFVSLVVEHKHKIGFKGPILIEPKPKEPTKHQYDFDVATCYGFLQRYDLLKDVKLNIEQNHAILAGHSFQHEVALAEALGVFGSLDINRGDDLLGWDTDQFAMNVGELALVFHEMLNRGGFTTGGLNFDAKIRRQSIDPDDLIHAHVGSMDACARAFLAAADMLDASALTAPLAERYQGWAGNEGRAILAGQRSLADLADRALAPGFDPQPRSGRQEYLESLVNRYV; this is encoded by the coding sequence GTGAACGCATCCCCAAATTTCTTCGGTGCGACCGCGCCGGCCGCCTATGGCGGCACGAACGCCAAGAGCCCGCTTGCGTTTCGCTGGTACGACAAGGACCGCATCGTCCACGGCCGCAGGCTGGAGGATCATTTGCGCTTTGCCGTCTGCTATTGGCATTCGTTCTGCTGGCCGGGCGGCGATCCCTTCGGCGGCGAGACGTTCCTGCGGCCCTGGCATCACGGCAGCGATGCGATGGCGATGGCGCGCGCCAAGGCCGATGTCGCTTTCGAGCTGTTCCGCCTGTTGGATGTACCCTTCTTCACCTTCCACGACGTCGACGCAGCGCCCGAGGGCGCTTCGCTCGCGGAGTCCGTCGCCAACCTCAATGCGATTGCGGATCTGTTCGAACAGAAGATGGCCTCCGCCAAGGTGCGCCTGCTGTGGGGCACGGCCAATCTGTTCACGAACCGCCGCTACATGGCGGGCGCAGCGACCAATCCGGATCCCGACGTCTTCACCTATGCCGCCGGACAGGTGCGCGCCGCGCTCGAGGTCACGCACCGGCTCGGCGGCCAGAACTACGTGCTGTGGGGCGGGCGCGAGGGCTATGAGACGCTGCTCAACACCGATATCGGCCGCGAGCTCGACCAGCTCGGCCGCTTCGTCTCGCTGGTCGTCGAGCACAAGCACAAGATCGGTTTCAAGGGCCCGATCCTGATCGAGCCCAAGCCGAAGGAGCCGACCAAGCATCAATACGATTTCGACGTCGCGACCTGCTACGGCTTCCTCCAGCGCTATGACCTCCTCAAGGACGTCAAGCTCAACATCGAGCAGAACCACGCCATCCTCGCCGGGCACTCGTTCCAGCACGAGGTTGCGCTCGCCGAGGCGCTCGGCGTGTTCGGCTCGCTCGACATCAACCGCGGCGATGATCTGCTCGGCTGGGACACCGACCAGTTCGCGATGAACGTGGGCGAGCTCGCGCTGGTGTTCCACGAGATGCTGAACCGCGGCGGCTTCACCACGGGCGGTCTCAATTTCGATGCCAAGATCAGGCGGCAATCCATCGACCCCGACGATCTGATCCACGCCCATGTCGGCTCGATGGATGCCTGCGCGCGGGCCTTCCTTGCGGCGGCCGATATGTTGGATGCGAGCGCGCTCACGGCGCCGCTTGCCGAGCGCTACCAGGGATGGGCCGGCAACGAGGGCCGCGCCATCCTTGCCGGCCAGCGCTCGCTCGCCGATCTCGCCGATCGCGCGCTCGCCCCCGGCTTCGATCCGCAGCCGCGGTCGGGCCGTCAGGAATATCTGGAATCCCTGGTCAACCGGTACGTCTGA
- a CDS encoding amidohydrolase — protein sequence MIIDGHQHFWDPARADYPWMAATELAPIRRAFGPADLAPLLKQNGIDASILVQCRSSVVETEEFLRVAAATPFVVGVVGWVDLTDAAVGATLDRLRSLPAGDRLVAIRHQVHDEADSDWLLREDVRRGLAAVFAHDLTYDLLVRTRELAAAIATAQAFPQARFVLDHGAKPPIADGFSRDWADRIAALADCGNVWCKISGLATEARWNDWDAERLFPYVEHAAKCFGEDRLIFGSDWPVCLLAGSYGEIKGALDACLTKLGGNVREKAFGVNVKAAYRLAVG from the coding sequence ATGATCATCGACGGACATCAGCACTTTTGGGACCCGGCACGCGCCGACTATCCCTGGATGGCAGCGACCGAACTCGCCCCGATCCGCCGCGCCTTCGGCCCCGCCGATCTTGCGCCGCTCCTGAAGCAGAACGGCATCGACGCGAGCATTTTGGTGCAATGCCGCTCCTCGGTCGTGGAGACCGAGGAGTTCTTGCGCGTTGCCGCCGCGACGCCCTTCGTCGTCGGCGTCGTCGGCTGGGTCGATCTGACCGACGCTGCGGTCGGCGCAACGCTCGACCGGCTGCGCAGCTTGCCGGCGGGCGACAGGCTGGTCGCCATTCGACACCAAGTCCACGACGAGGCCGATTCCGACTGGCTGCTGCGCGAGGACGTGCGGCGCGGTCTTGCAGCGGTGTTCGCGCATGATCTCACCTACGATCTCCTGGTCCGCACCCGCGAACTGGCGGCCGCGATCGCGACGGCGCAGGCCTTTCCGCAAGCGCGTTTCGTGCTTGACCACGGCGCCAAGCCGCCGATCGCCGACGGCTTCAGCCGCGATTGGGCCGATCGCATCGCCGCGCTCGCTGACTGCGGCAATGTCTGGTGCAAGATCTCCGGCCTCGCGACGGAGGCCCGCTGGAACGACTGGGACGCGGAGCGGCTATTTCCTTACGTCGAGCACGCCGCCAAATGCTTCGGCGAGGATCGCCTGATCTTCGGCTCGGACTGGCCCGTGTGCCTGCTCGCAGGGAGCTACGGTGAGATCAAGGGCGCGCTTGATGCGTGCCTGACGAAGCTCGGCGGGAATGTGCGCGAGAAGGCGTTTGGGGTGAATGTGAAGGCTGCGTATCGGTTGGCGGTTGGTTGA
- a CDS encoding LacI family DNA-binding transcriptional regulator translates to MKQDAPAALTLRDIASQAGVSLATVDRVLHNRPGVRPDTVRRVKEAIERNSFQPHVAAAELARGRARRFAFVMPSGPNLFMQQIQSYLGEMTAWLSARRLAVEMVPTDVFDASVLASSLEALVGTYDGIAVVALDHPGVRAAINDLVDGGAKVVTLVSDVPSSRRHHYVGIDNIAAGRTAGALVGRLVGPRSDLSSGKVAIVAGSQGLRDHAERIFGFNQVMASEFVELSVLPVLEGRDEDERSWQLLARLLAKHPDIVGLYNVGAGTQGVAKALMESGRDKQIVFVGHDVTVLTRKLLLQGVMDAAISQNPGHEARAAVRVLLALARGEPILSEQEKIRIDIVMRDNLP, encoded by the coding sequence ATGAAGCAGGATGCGCCCGCCGCGCTGACATTGAGGGACATCGCAAGCCAGGCTGGCGTCAGCCTCGCCACGGTGGACCGCGTGCTGCACAACCGGCCCGGCGTGCGGCCGGACACGGTTCGGCGCGTCAAGGAGGCGATCGAACGCAATTCCTTCCAGCCGCATGTTGCCGCCGCCGAGCTCGCCCGCGGCCGCGCCCGGCGCTTTGCCTTCGTGATGCCCTCGGGACCGAACCTGTTCATGCAGCAGATCCAGTCCTATCTCGGCGAGATGACGGCCTGGCTCTCGGCCCGCCGCCTCGCGGTCGAGATGGTCCCAACCGACGTGTTCGATGCTTCCGTGCTCGCATCTTCGCTCGAAGCTCTCGTCGGCACGTATGACGGCATCGCCGTGGTGGCGCTCGATCATCCCGGCGTGCGGGCGGCGATCAACGATCTCGTCGATGGCGGGGCCAAGGTGGTGACGCTGGTCTCCGACGTGCCGTCGTCACGGCGCCACCATTATGTCGGCATCGATAACATCGCAGCCGGGCGCACCGCCGGCGCGCTGGTCGGCCGGCTTGTGGGCCCAAGATCTGATTTGAGCTCCGGCAAGGTCGCGATCGTCGCGGGCTCGCAGGGCCTGCGCGACCATGCCGAGCGCATCTTCGGCTTCAACCAGGTGATGGCCTCGGAGTTTGTAGAGCTAAGCGTGCTGCCGGTGCTGGAGGGGCGCGACGAGGACGAGCGCTCCTGGCAGCTATTGGCGCGGCTGCTCGCCAAACACCCCGATATCGTCGGCCTCTACAATGTCGGCGCGGGCACGCAGGGCGTTGCCAAGGCGCTGATGGAGTCCGGCCGCGACAAGCAGATCGTGTTCGTCGGGCACGACGTCACGGTCTTGACGCGCAAGCTGCTGCTCCAGGGGGTGATGGATGCGGCGATCTCGCAGAACCCCGGGCACGAGGCGCGCGCCGCCGTGCGCGTGCTGCTGGCACTGGCGCGCGGCGAGCCGATCTTGAGCGAACAGGAGAAGATCCGCATCGACATCGTGATGCGGGACAATCTGCCTTAG
- the xylB gene encoding xylulokinase: protein MFLGMDIGTSGVKAVLMSEAGAIVATAARELALSHPAPLWSEQDPDAWVEAAIGAVDDLAGTHPSEVALTRGIGLSGQMHGATLLGDDGRPLRPAILWNDGRSHAECAKLERRCPSLHAIAGNLAMPGFTAPKLLWVAGHEPEIFRRVAKVLLPKAYVRYRLTGEMVEDMSDAAGTLWLDVGQRRWSALLLHATGLDLHHMPRLVEGSEVAAVLAPEYAQRWGMAKNVVVAGGAGDNAASAIGLGAIAPGDAFLSLGTSGVIFRVTDRFAPAPASAVHAFCHALPGLWHQMGVMLSAAASLAWLSDVMATPAAALLAPLGESVDGPSPIKFLPYLDGERTPHNDAAASGAFVGLRGASGRDQIVQAVLEGVAFAARDNLAALASASSAISEVDLVGGGSRSALWAQICADVLGIPVHRVEEGEVGAALGAARLGRLAATGEEPAQVCTRPRRLASFAPRASAVAAYDDAYHQWRKLYPALKEFSL from the coding sequence GTGTTTCTCGGAATGGACATCGGCACGTCCGGTGTGAAAGCGGTGCTCATGAGCGAAGCTGGCGCGATTGTCGCGACGGCCGCGCGCGAGCTTGCGCTGTCGCATCCCGCGCCGCTGTGGTCCGAGCAGGATCCGGATGCCTGGGTCGAGGCCGCGATCGGCGCGGTCGACGATCTCGCTGGCACCCATCCCAGCGAGGTTGCGCTCACTCGCGGCATCGGGCTGTCCGGCCAGATGCATGGCGCGACGCTGCTCGGCGATGACGGCCGTCCGCTACGCCCGGCCATTCTCTGGAACGACGGCCGCTCGCATGCCGAATGCGCCAAGCTGGAGCGGCGCTGCCCGTCGCTGCATGCGATCGCGGGCAATCTGGCGATGCCGGGCTTCACCGCGCCGAAGCTCTTGTGGGTCGCCGGGCACGAGCCCGAAATCTTCAGGCGCGTCGCAAAAGTGCTGCTGCCGAAGGCCTATGTCCGCTACCGTCTGACTGGCGAGATGGTCGAGGACATGTCGGATGCCGCGGGCACGCTGTGGCTCGACGTCGGCCAGCGTCGCTGGTCCGCACTGCTGCTGCACGCCACGGGCCTCGATCTGCATCACATGCCGCGGCTCGTCGAGGGCAGCGAGGTCGCTGCGGTGCTGGCGCCGGAATACGCGCAGCGCTGGGGCATGGCGAAGAACGTCGTGGTCGCGGGCGGCGCCGGCGACAACGCGGCGAGCGCGATCGGGCTCGGTGCGATCGCGCCCGGCGATGCCTTCCTGTCGCTCGGCACATCCGGCGTCATCTTCCGCGTCACCGACCGGTTTGCGCCGGCGCCGGCTTCCGCCGTGCACGCCTTCTGCCACGCGCTGCCCGGCCTGTGGCACCAGATGGGCGTGATGCTTTCGGCCGCCGCCTCGCTCGCCTGGCTTTCCGACGTGATGGCGACGCCTGCGGCCGCGCTGCTTGCGCCGCTCGGCGAGAGCGTCGATGGGCCGAGCCCGATCAAGTTTCTGCCCTACCTCGATGGCGAGCGCACGCCGCACAATGATGCTGCGGCGAGCGGCGCCTTCGTGGGCTTACGCGGTGCCAGCGGACGCGATCAGATCGTCCAGGCCGTGCTCGAAGGCGTCGCCTTCGCCGCGCGCGACAATCTCGCCGCGCTCGCCAGCGCGAGCTCGGCGATTTCGGAGGTCGATCTCGTCGGCGGCGGATCGCGCTCGGCATTGTGGGCGCAGATCTGCGCCGACGTGCTCGGCATCCCCGTCCACCGCGTCGAGGAGGGCGAGGTGGGCGCGGCGCTCGGTGCCGCGCGGCTCGGCCGGCTTGCCGCCACAGGCGAAGAGCCCGCGCAGGTCTGCACGCGTCCGCGGCGCCTTGCGAGTTTCGCGCCGCGCGCGTCCGCTGTGGCCGCCTATGACGACGCCTATCATCAGTGGCGAAAACTGTATCCCGCGCTGAAGGAGTTCTCCCTGTGA
- a CDS encoding ABC transporter permease — MAIQMESPITFTNVGKTRWWQRGLFATQTGYVLLALLVLLAIMHFASPYFFTEGNMQNVAKNFSFIAIATLGITFVIITGGIDLSVGSMMCFSAMITSMVMTELSAPGGLGSSLFVHLAADGKTVVANVPGLILLVSVLAGLCVALIVGLVNGFCIAVLGLSPFVTTLGMLSIVRGLAYVVSNGRGSFPGGPDADYFYALTSGDVLGVPAPFIYLMILAVLMAVVLHHTTFGRHVFALGGNEKAAELTGISVVRVKVEVYVICALAAGLQGIIISGWLGSAPANMATSYELNVIAAAVIGGANLAGGIGGPLGAIVGCVLLEVIRNGLVLAQVNSYWQQTLVGVIIILAVLVDRIRSRMA, encoded by the coding sequence ATGGCCATCCAGATGGAATCCCCGATCACCTTCACCAATGTCGGCAAGACACGATGGTGGCAGCGCGGTCTCTTTGCGACGCAGACCGGCTACGTCCTGCTTGCGCTCCTGGTGCTGCTCGCCATCATGCATTTTGCCAGTCCTTATTTCTTCACCGAAGGCAACATGCAGAACGTGGCGAAGAACTTTTCCTTCATCGCCATCGCAACCCTCGGAATCACCTTCGTCATCATCACCGGCGGCATCGATCTCTCGGTCGGCTCGATGATGTGCTTTTCCGCAATGATCACCTCAATGGTCATGACGGAGCTGTCGGCGCCAGGCGGACTGGGATCATCGCTGTTCGTCCATTTGGCCGCCGACGGCAAGACCGTCGTCGCCAATGTGCCCGGATTGATCCTTCTGGTCTCGGTGCTTGCAGGGCTCTGCGTCGCGCTGATCGTCGGGCTCGTCAACGGCTTCTGCATCGCGGTGCTCGGGCTGTCGCCCTTCGTCACCACGCTCGGCATGCTCTCGATCGTGCGCGGGCTCGCCTATGTCGTCTCGAACGGCCGCGGCAGCTTTCCGGGCGGGCCCGATGCCGATTACTTCTACGCCCTTACGTCGGGCGATGTGCTCGGCGTGCCCGCGCCCTTCATCTATCTGATGATCCTTGCCGTGCTGATGGCGGTCGTGTTGCACCACACGACCTTCGGCCGCCACGTCTTCGCGCTCGGTGGCAACGAGAAGGCGGCGGAATTGACCGGTATCTCGGTCGTGCGGGTGAAGGTCGAGGTCTACGTGATCTGCGCGCTCGCCGCGGGGCTTCAGGGCATCATCATCTCCGGCTGGCTCGGATCGGCGCCGGCGAACATGGCGACGTCCTACGAGCTCAACGTGATCGCGGCCGCCGTCATCGGCGGCGCCAATCTCGCCGGCGGCATCGGCGGTCCGTTAGGGGCCATCGTCGGCTGCGTGCTGCTCGAGGTGATCCGCAACGGCCTCGTGCTCGCGCAGGTCAACTCCTACTGGCAGCAGACGCTGGTCGGCGTGATCATCATCCTGGCCGTGCTGGTGGACCGCATCCGCTCGCGCATGGCCTGA
- a CDS encoding ATP-binding cassette domain-containing protein, which translates to MTNVEATRQPVLELTGIGKEFGAIRALHDVDMQVYPGEVVGLMGDNGAGKSTLVKIIAGNFRPSHGEIRFDGNAVHFYRPIDARAVGIEVVYQDLALADNLTAAANVFLGRELKRKFGPISLLDHKAMAARALDLFGELRSETRPHDLVKQMSGGQRQAVAIARTRLSNAKLVMMDEPTAAISVRQVEQVLSLIHRLKEQGVAVMLISHRMPDVFAVCDRVVVMRRGEKRADKAIHDTSPEEVTALITGAKEAA; encoded by the coding sequence ATGACAAACGTTGAAGCAACACGGCAGCCGGTCCTTGAACTGACCGGGATCGGCAAGGAGTTCGGCGCCATTCGCGCGCTGCACGACGTCGACATGCAGGTCTATCCGGGCGAGGTGGTCGGCTTGATGGGCGACAACGGCGCCGGCAAGTCGACGCTGGTGAAAATCATCGCCGGCAATTTCCGTCCCAGCCACGGCGAGATCCGCTTCGACGGCAACGCCGTGCATTTCTACCGGCCGATCGACGCCCGCGCCGTCGGCATCGAGGTGGTCTACCAGGACCTCGCGCTCGCCGACAATCTGACGGCGGCGGCGAACGTCTTCCTCGGCCGTGAGCTCAAGCGCAAATTCGGCCCGATCTCGCTGCTCGATCACAAGGCGATGGCGGCGCGTGCGCTGGACCTGTTCGGCGAGTTGCGCTCGGAGACGCGGCCGCACGATCTCGTCAAGCAGATGTCGGGCGGCCAGCGCCAGGCGGTCGCGATCGCGCGGACGCGGCTGTCGAACGCCAAGCTCGTGATGATGGACGAGCCGACGGCCGCGATCTCGGTGCGCCAGGTCGAGCAGGTGCTAAGCCTGATCCACCGCCTGAAGGAGCAGGGCGTCGCGGTGATGCTGATCTCCCACCGCATGCCCGACGTGTTCGCGGTCTGCGACCGCGTCGTCGTCATGCGCCGCGGCGAGAAGCGCGCCGACAAGGCGATCCACGATACCAGCCCCGAGGAAGTCACCGCCCTCATCACCGGCGCGAAGGAGGCGGCGTAA
- a CDS encoding GNAT family N-acetyltransferase produces MQIRTGDTYDPRVIALLDHHVATARAQTAPGSAHALDLSGLRAADVAFWTGWDGETLVAVGALKTLSASHGEVKSMHTLQTARRRGFGALMLGHIIEEARKRGLARLSLETGSWDYFKPAHALYRAHGFVLCDPFEGYVEDPNSLFLTLDLIRR; encoded by the coding sequence ATGCAGATACGTACCGGCGACACCTATGATCCGCGCGTCATCGCGCTGCTCGACCATCACGTCGCGACGGCGCGGGCGCAGACCGCGCCGGGCAGCGCGCATGCGCTCGATCTCAGCGGCCTTCGCGCAGCCGATGTCGCCTTCTGGACCGGTTGGGACGGCGAGACGCTGGTTGCCGTCGGCGCGCTGAAGACGCTGTCGGCGTCCCATGGCGAGGTCAAATCGATGCATACGCTTCAGACCGCGCGCCGGCGCGGTTTTGGCGCGCTCATGCTCGGCCACATCATTGAAGAGGCCCGCAAGCGCGGCCTGGCGCGGCTGAGCCTGGAAACCGGGTCGTGGGATTATTTCAAGCCCGCGCACGCGCTCTATCGCGCGCACGGCTTCGTCCTCTGCGATCCGTTCGAAGGCTACGTCGAGGATCCCAATAGCCTTTTCCTGACGCTCGACCTGATCAGGCGCTGA